The following are from one region of the Stigmatella ashevillena genome:
- a CDS encoding acyl-CoA dehydrogenase — protein sequence MTVSANPLLSDRDVDFQLYEVLDAPSLCALPAFSEHSRETFELVLGNVRRFSREVLFPTYRMMDAEPPVFRDGRVHAHPLMRKLYPQMVDLGLLTASRPPEVGGQQLPLTLYSMASAYLMAANLSAYAYVGLSIGAAHLIEAFGTPWLREQFMAPLYRGEWTGTMALTEPQAGSSLGDVKARAVPAEDGSYRISGSKIFISGGDQDFTENVVHLTLARIEGAPPGTRGISLFAVPARRPEGDRLVDNDVRVAGVIHKIGWRGMPSLALNYGEEGDCRGWLVGQEHRGLGYMFQMMNEARIMVGLNGVSTASVAYHEALAYARSRPQGRAAGTKDVQQPQTPIIEHADVRRMLLRQKAIVEGGLSLLAATSLQADLAEHSPDEETRKRAGLLLDLLTPVAKTFPAEKGFEANVLALQVHGGYGYSSEYLPEAWLRDQKLNSIHEGTTGIQGLDLLGRKVVAGGGAALQAFSEEVLATVARARRAGVQGPWCAAMEASLEAVLELTMSLGEMGMAGEVEQMLRHSADYMELFSILAVAWRWLAQAAAAREGLSKGGESQEFYEGKLRAAQYWFAAEVPRVKPLVKLCRSGEDSYTGMRPEWF from the coding sequence ATGACCGTTAGCGCCAACCCGCTCCTGTCCGATCGCGATGTCGACTTCCAGCTCTACGAAGTGCTCGATGCGCCGAGCCTGTGCGCCCTGCCCGCCTTCTCCGAGCACTCGCGCGAGACGTTCGAGTTGGTGCTCGGCAATGTGCGCCGCTTCTCCCGGGAGGTGCTCTTTCCCACCTACCGGATGATGGATGCCGAGCCCCCCGTGTTCCGGGATGGCCGGGTCCACGCTCACCCGCTCATGCGCAAGCTCTATCCCCAGATGGTGGATCTGGGGCTCCTGACGGCCTCGCGCCCTCCGGAGGTGGGAGGGCAGCAGCTTCCCCTCACGCTCTACTCCATGGCCTCGGCGTACCTCATGGCGGCCAACCTCAGCGCCTACGCCTACGTGGGGCTCAGCATCGGCGCGGCACACCTGATTGAAGCCTTTGGCACCCCCTGGCTGCGCGAGCAGTTCATGGCCCCCCTGTACCGGGGCGAGTGGACGGGCACCATGGCCCTCACCGAGCCTCAGGCGGGCAGCAGCCTCGGGGACGTGAAGGCGCGCGCCGTCCCGGCCGAGGATGGCTCCTACCGCATCTCGGGCTCGAAGATCTTCATCAGCGGTGGAGACCAGGACTTCACCGAGAACGTGGTGCACCTGACGCTGGCGCGCATCGAGGGGGCTCCGCCGGGCACGCGGGGCATCTCCCTGTTCGCCGTCCCCGCCCGCCGTCCCGAGGGGGACCGGCTGGTGGACAACGACGTGCGGGTGGCCGGCGTCATCCACAAGATTGGCTGGCGCGGCATGCCCAGCCTCGCCCTCAATTATGGCGAGGAGGGCGACTGCCGCGGCTGGCTGGTGGGCCAGGAGCACCGGGGCCTCGGCTACATGTTCCAGATGATGAACGAGGCGCGCATCATGGTGGGCCTCAACGGCGTGTCGACCGCCTCCGTGGCCTACCACGAGGCGCTCGCATACGCGCGGAGCCGCCCGCAGGGGCGCGCTGCCGGGACCAAGGATGTCCAGCAACCGCAGACCCCCATTATCGAGCACGCCGATGTGCGGCGGATGCTGCTGCGCCAGAAAGCCATCGTGGAGGGAGGCCTGTCCCTGCTGGCCGCCACCTCCCTCCAGGCGGATCTCGCGGAGCACTCGCCGGACGAGGAGACGCGCAAGCGGGCCGGGCTGTTGTTGGATCTCCTCACCCCGGTGGCCAAGACGTTCCCAGCCGAGAAGGGCTTCGAGGCCAACGTCCTCGCGCTCCAGGTCCATGGCGGCTACGGCTACTCGAGCGAGTACCTGCCCGAGGCCTGGCTGAGGGACCAGAAGCTCAACAGCATCCACGAAGGCACCACCGGCATCCAAGGCCTGGACCTGCTGGGGCGCAAGGTGGTGGCGGGCGGGGGCGCGGCGCTCCAGGCTTTCTCGGAGGAGGTGCTCGCCACCGTGGCGCGTGCGCGTCGGGCGGGCGTCCAGGGGCCGTGGTGCGCGGCGATGGAGGCCTCGCTGGAGGCAGTGCTGGAGCTGACGATGAGCCTGGGGGAGATGGGGATGGCGGGCGAGGTGGAGCAGATGCTCCGCCACAGCGCGGACTACATGGAGCTGTTCTCCATCCTGGCGGTGGCCTGGCGCTGGCTGGCGCAGGCGGCGGCGGCCCGCGAGGGGCTCTCGAAGGGCGGCGAAAGCCAGGAATTCTATGAAGGCA